The proteins below are encoded in one region of Serratia symbiotica:
- a CDS encoding isopenicillin N synthase family dioxygenase, whose protein sequence is MAIPIRKKIISLLKEAAHDVGFFYLSEHGVSSSFLERVRELTKKFFLLSEEEKLSISMINSPHFRGYNRAGNERTNGKSDWREQFDIGAEREPFNLTDKDPIWMGLHGYNQWPESLPELKNTILAYNDILTHISLKLLRSLALGLGLPENSFDIIYGNTPNEHIKLIKYPRCDIRKEAQGVGAHKDSGLLTLILQDENKGLQVEVDDNEWVDVLPINDTFVVNLGELLELATNGYLRATVHKVLPTEEQNERLSIAYFLGASLDSVVPVFDLPKELTLDSSYIETDPNNPLLRDVGLNYMKGRLRSHPDVAKKFYGKWSNFI, encoded by the coding sequence ATGGCGATCCCGATAAGAAAAAAAATTATATCTTTGTTGAAGGAAGCGGCTCATGATGTTGGCTTTTTCTATCTTAGTGAACACGGTGTATCGTCTTCATTTTTAGAAAGAGTACGTGAACTGACCAAAAAGTTTTTTTTATTATCTGAAGAGGAGAAATTGTCAATCTCCATGATTAACTCTCCTCACTTTAGAGGATACAATAGAGCCGGTAATGAACGAACAAATGGAAAATCGGACTGGAGAGAACAATTTGATATAGGTGCTGAACGTGAGCCATTTAACTTAACTGATAAAGATCCAATTTGGATGGGGTTACATGGTTATAATCAATGGCCTGAATCTTTACCAGAGTTGAAAAATACCATTCTGGCTTATAATGATATATTGACTCATATTTCTCTAAAGTTACTTAGAAGCTTGGCCTTAGGTTTGGGATTGCCAGAGAATTCTTTTGACATAATATATGGTAATACACCAAACGAACATATAAAATTAATTAAATACCCTCGTTGTGATATAAGAAAAGAAGCTCAGGGGGTTGGTGCTCACAAAGACTCTGGACTTCTGACATTAATCTTACAGGATGAGAATAAAGGTTTGCAGGTTGAAGTTGACGATAATGAATGGGTTGATGTTTTACCAATTAATGATACGTTCGTTGTTAACTTGGGAGAACTGCTAGAGTTAGCGACCAACGGTTACCTTAGAGCAACAGTTCATAAGGTTTTACCTACAGAAGAACAGAATGAAAGACTTTCAATTGCCTATTTTTTAGGTGCAAGTCTTGATTCTGTTGTACCTGTGTTTGACTTACCAAAAGAGTTGACTTTAGACTCCTCATATATAGAGACCGATCCAAACAATCCCCTACTCAGAGATGTCGGTCTAAATTATATGAAGGGTAGACTTCGCTCCCATCCTGATGTTGCTAAAAAATTCTATGGAAAATGGAGTAATTTTATATGA
- the nqrE gene encoding NADH:ubiquinone reductase (Na(+)-transporting) subunit E encodes MEHYISLFVRAVFVENMALAFFLGMCTFLAVSKTVSTAFGLGVAVTLVLGISVPVNNLVYNLILRDGALVADVDLSFLNFITFIGVIAALVQILEMILDRCFPSLYNALGIFLPLITVNCAIFGGVSFMVQRDYNFAESVVYGFGSGMGWMLAIVAMAGIREKLKYANVPAGLRGLGITFITTGLMALGFMSFSGVQL; translated from the coding sequence ATGGAACACTATATCAGCCTGTTTGTGCGCGCGGTGTTCGTTGAGAACATGGCGCTGGCATTCTTCCTGGGGATGTGCACCTTCCTTGCGGTGTCGAAGACAGTATCGACTGCCTTCGGCCTAGGGGTGGCGGTGACTCTGGTGCTCGGTATTTCGGTGCCGGTAAATAACCTGGTTTACAACCTGATCTTGCGTGATGGCGCATTGGTAGCAGACGTCGATTTAAGCTTCCTCAACTTTATTACCTTCATCGGCGTCATCGCCGCGCTGGTGCAGATTCTGGAGATGATCCTCGATCGCTGCTTCCCATCACTGTATAACGCGCTCGGCATCTTTTTGCCGCTGATCACCGTCAACTGCGCCATCTTCGGTGGCGTGTCTTTTATGGTGCAGCGCGATTACAACTTTGCCGAATCGGTGGTGTACGGCTTTGGCTCCGGCATGGGCTGGATGCTGGCGATCGTCGCTATGGCGGGGATACGCGAAAAACTCAAGTATGCCAATGTTCCCGCAGGGTTGCGTGGCCTGGGCATTACCTTTATCACCACCGGGCTGATGGCGCTGGGCTTTATGTCTTTCTCCGGTGTTCAGTTGTAA
- a CDS encoding FAD:protein FMN transferase: MRTLIMKGWLTMVALGATLLLTGCKPEQVNLNGKTMGTSYSIRYLPGKDTPAVQEMQVEIDKRLERVNDQMSTYRPDSELSRFNASRVVNKPFPVSSATAKVVREALRINRVTDGALDVTVGSLVNLWGFGPEVRATRVPSAAELEQRRAWTGADKLSVHGNTLMKSIPEVYVDLSSIAKGYGVDVVAEYLQSQHVENYMVDIGGEVRTRGRNGDQQPWRIAIERPTAGVQQVQLVIQPGEMSIATSGDYRNYFEQDGGRYSHTIDPSTGWPINHQLVSVTVLSPICMTADGLSTGLNVLGPERGIALANLLEIPVLMIVNTGNGLEERYSEAFKPYLKKGL; encoded by the coding sequence ATGCGTACATTAATAATGAAAGGCTGGTTGACGATGGTGGCACTGGGTGCCACCTTGCTACTGACCGGCTGTAAGCCGGAACAAGTGAACCTGAATGGTAAAACCATGGGCACCTCGTATTCGATTCGCTACCTACCCGGCAAAGACACGCCTGCGGTGCAAGAGATGCAGGTGGAGATCGATAAACGGCTAGAGCGAGTGAACGATCAGATGTCCACCTACCGGCCAGATTCCGAGCTGAGCCGCTTTAACGCCAGCCGCGTGGTGAATAAACCCTTCCCGGTGTCATCGGCTACCGCCAAGGTCGTGCGCGAGGCATTGCGCATCAATCGCGTGACCGACGGTGCGCTGGACGTGACTGTTGGATCGTTGGTCAATTTGTGGGGGTTCGGGCCGGAAGTGCGAGCGACTAGAGTGCCGAGTGCTGCCGAACTGGAACAGCGCCGCGCTTGGACAGGTGCTGATAAACTCTCGGTGCACGGCAATACGTTGATGAAAAGCATTCCCGAGGTGTACGTTGATCTCTCGTCAATCGCCAAGGGCTACGGTGTGGACGTGGTTGCCGAGTATTTACAGTCGCAGCACGTTGAAAATTACATGGTGGATATCGGTGGTGAAGTGCGCACTCGCGGGCGTAACGGCGATCAGCAACCCTGGCGTATCGCCATTGAGCGCCCAACAGCCGGAGTGCAGCAGGTGCAGTTGGTGATCCAACCGGGTGAGATGTCGATCGCTACCTCAGGAGATTACCGCAACTACTTCGAGCAGGACGGTGGGCGCTACTCGCACACCATCGATCCGAGCACTGGGTGGCCGATCAATCACCAACTGGTGTCGGTCACTGTGCTAAGCCCGATCTGCATGACCGCTGATGGCTTGTCCACTGGGCTGAACGTGCTGGGGCCGGAGCGTGGTATCGCGCTGGCCAACTTGCTGGAAATCCCGGTGCTGATGATAGTGAACACCGGCAATGGCTTAGAAGAGCGCTATTCCGAAGCCTTCAAACCCTACCTGAAAAAAGGGTTATGA
- a CDS encoding DMT family transporter, translating to MVIGVLFALAAGMMWGLVFIGPIIVPEYPAALQSTARYLAFGLISLPLAWFDRNRLRRLTRADWLETLKLTVIGNLLYYFCLASAIQRTGAPVSTMIIGTLPVMISVAANLFYGHDEGCLSWRKLTPALLVIALGLVLVNIAELKANLVPVDPWRYGSGLVLAVIAVACWTWFPLRNARWLRKNPGTRPATWATAQGVVTFPLALLGYVVVCGQLSVTDTAFPLPLGPRPEVFIPLMFAIGVLCSWIGALCWNEASQRLPTVLVGPLIVFEILAGLAYTFLLRQAWPPLLTLAGITCLVAGVIGALGIKPSGHTGG from the coding sequence ATGGTTATTGGCGTTTTATTTGCGCTGGCAGCAGGCATGATGTGGGGGCTGGTCTTCATCGGCCCCATCATCGTACCGGAGTACCCGGCTGCATTGCAGTCGACCGCCCGTTATTTGGCTTTTGGGCTTATTTCCTTACCGCTGGCCTGGTTCGACCGCAACCGGCTACGGCGTCTAACGCGCGCAGACTGGCTGGAAACACTGAAACTGACGGTTATTGGCAACCTGCTGTATTACTTCTGCCTGGCCAGCGCCATTCAACGTACCGGTGCCCCGGTTTCAACCATGATTATTGGTACATTACCGGTAATGATCTCCGTGGCGGCCAACCTGTTTTATGGCCACGACGAAGGGTGCCTATCCTGGCGAAAGTTAACTCCTGCGCTGTTGGTAATTGCGCTAGGGCTGGTGTTGGTCAATATTGCTGAGTTAAAGGCGAACCTGGTTCCGGTTGACCCATGGCGTTATGGCAGCGGCTTGGTGCTGGCCGTTATCGCAGTGGCATGCTGGACGTGGTTTCCTTTGCGTAACGCTCGCTGGTTGCGTAAAAATCCGGGAACGCGGCCTGCCACCTGGGCCACGGCACAAGGCGTGGTAACCTTTCCGCTGGCGCTGCTGGGCTATGTGGTCGTTTGTGGGCAACTGAGCGTCACTGATACGGCATTTCCCTTGCCGCTCGGCCCACGGCCTGAGGTGTTTATTCCACTGATGTTCGCCATTGGCGTGCTGTGTTCGTGGATTGGCGCACTCTGCTGGAACGAGGCCAGTCAGCGTTTGCCAACGGTTTTAGTTGGGCCATTGATTGTTTTCGAAATCCTCGCCGGGTTGGCGTACACTTTCTTGCTGCGTCAAGCGTGGCCTCCGTTGCTCACCTTAGCCGGGATTACCTGTCTGGTAGCAGGTGTTATCGGGGCACTGGGCATCAAACCGAGTGGGCACACTGGAGGATAG
- a CDS encoding NADH:ubiquinone reductase (Na(+)-transporting) subunit B encodes MGLKHFFDKIEHHFTPGGKLERWYPLFEATTTVFYTPGTVTRGASHVRDAIDLKRMMILVWLAVFPAMFWGMYNVGHQAIPALHHLYSGDQLQRVLAGDWHYRLAQWLGASLAADAGWVSKMALGACYFVPIYALVFIVGGFWEVLFAMIRKHEINEGFFVTSILFALIVPPTLPLWQAALGITFGVVVAKEIFGGTGRNFLNPALAGRAFLFFAYPAQISGDLVWTSADGFSGATPLAQWSAGGAHSLSNVVTGQSISWMDAFLGNIPGSVGEVSTLMILIGGAIILFSRVASWRIVAGVMLGMMVSACLFNAMGSASNPMFAMPWYWHLVLGGFAFGMVFMATDPVSAAFTNKGKWGYGMLIGMMCVLIRVINPAYPEGMMLAILFANLFAPLFDYLVVRANIKRRRVRGE; translated from the coding sequence ATGGGCCTGAAGCATTTTTTTGACAAGATTGAGCATCATTTCACGCCGGGCGGCAAACTGGAACGATGGTATCCGCTGTTCGAGGCGACCACCACGGTGTTCTATACCCCCGGCACGGTGACGCGTGGCGCTTCGCATGTGCGTGACGCCATTGACCTGAAACGCATGATGATCCTGGTGTGGCTAGCGGTATTTCCGGCGATGTTCTGGGGCATGTACAACGTCGGCCATCAGGCGATCCCGGCGCTGCATCATCTGTACAGCGGCGATCAGTTGCAGCGGGTACTGGCGGGCGACTGGCATTATCGCCTGGCGCAGTGGCTGGGTGCTTCACTGGCAGCAGACGCTGGCTGGGTCAGTAAAATGGCGTTGGGTGCTTGCTACTTCGTGCCGATTTACGCGCTAGTGTTTATCGTCGGAGGCTTCTGGGAAGTGTTGTTCGCCATGATCCGCAAGCACGAGATCAACGAAGGTTTCTTTGTTACCTCGATCCTGTTTGCACTGATCGTGCCGCCAACGCTGCCGCTGTGGCAGGCGGCGCTGGGTATTACTTTCGGCGTGGTGGTGGCGAAGGAGATCTTTGGCGGCACCGGGCGCAATTTCCTTAACCCGGCGTTAGCGGGGCGCGCCTTCTTGTTCTTTGCCTACCCGGCGCAGATCTCCGGTGATTTGGTGTGGACTTCCGCCGATGGTTTTTCTGGCGCGACGCCGCTGGCGCAGTGGAGTGCAGGCGGGGCGCACAGCTTAAGCAACGTAGTGACCGGCCAGTCCATCAGTTGGATGGATGCCTTCCTCGGCAATATCCCCGGTTCGGTGGGGGAGGTCTCCACGCTGATGATCCTGATAGGCGGCGCAATCATCCTGTTTAGCCGCGTGGCCTCCTGGCGTATCGTCGCCGGTGTGATGCTTGGCATGATGGTCTCTGCCTGCCTGTTCAACGCCATGGGTTCCGCCAGCAACCCGATGTTCGCCATGCCTTGGTACTGGCACCTGGTATTGGGCGGCTTCGCTTTCGGCATGGTCTTTATGGCCACCGACCCGGTTTCCGCCGCGTTTACCAACAAGGGGAAATGGGGGTATGGCATGCTGATCGGCATGATGTGTGTGTTGATCCGGGTGATCAACCCGGCCTACCCGGAAGGCATGATGCTGGCGATCCTGTTCGCCAACCTGTTCGCACCGCTGTTTGATTATCTGGTGGTGCGGGCCAATATCAAGCGGAGAAGAGTCCGTGGTGAATGA
- a CDS encoding class II glutamine amidotransferase, with amino-acid sequence MCELLGMSANVPTDICFSFSGLLQRGGRTGPHKDGWGITFYEGNGCRTFKDPQPSFNSPIAHLVQDYPIQSCAVVSHIRQANRGKVALENTHPFTRELWGRNWTYAHNGQLKGYRQLKTGTFRPVGQTDSEYAFCWLLHQLSVKYPRTPSHWAAVFRYIAQLADQLRQKGVFNMLLSDGRFVMAYCSNNLCWITRRAPFGKATLLDQDIEIDFQQQTTPDDVVTVIATQPLTTNETWNRIAPGEFALFHFGERLALG; translated from the coding sequence ATGTGTGAATTGCTTGGGATGAGTGCAAATGTCCCAACCGATATCTGCTTTAGCTTTTCCGGATTGCTCCAGCGTGGTGGCCGAACTGGGCCACATAAGGATGGCTGGGGCATTACCTTCTATGAAGGGAACGGTTGCCGCACCTTTAAAGATCCACAGCCGAGTTTCAACTCGCCGATCGCCCACCTGGTACAGGACTACCCCATACAGTCCTGCGCAGTGGTTTCGCATATCCGCCAAGCCAACCGTGGCAAAGTGGCATTGGAAAATACCCACCCTTTTACCCGTGAGCTGTGGGGGCGCAATTGGACCTATGCACATAACGGCCAACTCAAAGGCTACCGCCAGTTGAAAACCGGTACTTTCCGTCCGGTAGGCCAGACTGACAGTGAGTACGCTTTCTGTTGGCTATTGCATCAGTTGTCTGTGAAATACCCGCGTACTCCCAGCCATTGGGCGGCGGTATTCCGCTATATCGCGCAGTTGGCGGATCAACTGCGCCAGAAAGGGGTGTTCAATATGCTGTTGTCGGATGGCCGCTTTGTGATGGCTTATTGCTCCAACAACCTGTGCTGGATCACGCGTCGCGCACCTTTTGGCAAGGCCACGTTGCTTGATCAAGATATTGAGATTGATTTTCAGCAGCAGACCACACCTGATGATGTGGTTACGGTGATCGCTACTCAGCCGCTGACCACCAACGAAACCTGGAACAGGATCGCGCCAGGTGAGTTTGCGTTATTTCACTTTGGTGAACGGCTGGCTCTGGGTTAA
- a CDS encoding NADH:ubiquinone reductase (Na(+)-transporting) subunit D — MADPKEIKRVLLGPLFDNNPIALQVLGVCSALAVTTKLETALVMAIAVTLVTAFSSFFISLIRHFIPNSVRIIVQMAIIASLVIVVDQLLRAYAFEISKQLSVFVGLIITNCIVMGRAEAYAMKSPPIESFMDGIGNGLGYGVILVLVGFLRELIGSGKLFGIPVLETVQNGGWYQPNGLFLLAPSAFFIIGLLIWVLRTLKPAQIEKE; from the coding sequence ATGGCTGATCCCAAAGAAATCAAGCGGGTTCTTCTAGGGCCGCTGTTCGACAACAACCCAATCGCCTTGCAAGTGCTGGGCGTCTGTTCGGCGTTGGCGGTGACCACCAAGCTGGAGACGGCGCTAGTGATGGCCATCGCGGTAACGCTGGTGACGGCGTTCTCCAGCTTCTTCATCTCGCTGATTCGTCACTTTATTCCGAATAGCGTGCGCATTATCGTACAGATGGCGATTATCGCTTCCTTGGTGATCGTGGTAGACCAGTTACTGCGCGCCTACGCGTTCGAGATTTCCAAGCAACTGTCGGTGTTCGTGGGCTTGATTATCACCAATTGCATTGTGATGGGGCGTGCCGAGGCTTACGCCATGAAATCGCCGCCGATCGAGAGCTTTATGGATGGCATCGGCAACGGGCTGGGCTACGGGGTGATCCTGGTACTGGTCGGCTTCCTGCGAGAGCTAATCGGCTCCGGCAAGCTATTTGGCATCCCGGTGCTGGAGACGGTGCAGAACGGCGGCTGGTATCAGCCGAACGGTCTGTTCCTGCTGGCACCGAGCGCGTTCTTTATCATCGGCCTGCTAATCTGGGTGTTGCGCACCTTGAAGCCCGCACAGATCGAAAAGGAGTAA
- the lpcA gene encoding D-sedoheptulose 7-phosphate isomerase: MYHDLIRSELNEAGDTLAKFISDDANIDAIQRAAVLLADAFKAGGKVISCGNGGSHCDAMHFAEELTGRYRENRPGYPAIAVSDVSHLSCVSNDFGYDYVFSRYVEAVGREGDVLLGISTSGNSGNIIKAIEVSRAKGMKVITLTGKDGGKMAGSADVEIRVPHFGYADRIQEIHIKAIHILIQLIEKEMIKA; this comes from the coding sequence ATGTACCACGATCTTATTCGCAGTGAACTGAACGAAGCGGGCGACACTTTGGCGAAATTTATCAGTGACGATGCCAATATCGACGCCATTCAACGTGCGGCAGTGCTGCTGGCGGACGCCTTCAAAGCTGGCGGCAAAGTGATCTCCTGCGGCAATGGCGGCTCCCATTGTGACGCGATGCACTTCGCCGAAGAACTGACCGGTCGCTACCGCGAAAACCGCCCCGGCTATCCGGCTATTGCGGTTTCCGATGTCAGTCACCTGTCCTGCGTCAGTAACGATTTTGGCTACGACTATGTGTTTTCACGCTATGTGGAAGCGGTGGGTCGTGAAGGCGATGTGTTGCTGGGTATTTCCACTTCTGGTAACTCCGGCAACATTATCAAAGCCATCGAAGTGTCGCGCGCCAAGGGGATGAAAGTGATTACCCTAACCGGTAAAGACGGCGGCAAAATGGCGGGTTCCGCCGATGTGGAAATCCGCGTGCCACACTTTGGCTATGCTGATCGCATTCAGGAGATCCATATCAAAGCGATTCACATCTTGATTCAACTGATCGAAAAAGAGATGATCAAGGCATAA
- a CDS encoding Na(+)-translocating NADH-quinone reductase subunit C has protein sequence MVNESKNDSISKTLLVVLLLCLVCSVVVAGSAVGLKSKQQQQKLLDKQRNILDVAGLLQPKMASEQVKNLFSQRIEPRLLDLNSGELLVSKATTFDLAAALRDDNKSAALAASDDPAGIKRRSNQAEIYLVRDEQGTVSKIVLPVYGTGLWSMMYAFLALDSNGNTVKGITYYDQGETPGLGGEVENAGWRQQWVGKKLFDDNGQPAIRVVKGGARPGDEHAVDGLSGATLTSNGVQHTFDFWLGEYGFGPFLKKVREGALKNG, from the coding sequence GTGGTGAATGAATCCAAAAATGACAGCATCAGTAAAACGTTGCTGGTGGTGCTACTGCTGTGTCTGGTGTGTTCGGTGGTGGTGGCCGGTTCCGCCGTTGGCCTGAAATCCAAACAGCAGCAGCAAAAGTTGCTCGACAAGCAACGTAACATCCTCGATGTTGCTGGTTTGTTGCAGCCGAAGATGGCAAGCGAGCAAGTCAAAAACCTGTTCAGCCAGCGCATCGAACCACGCCTGCTGGATTTAAATAGCGGTGAGTTGCTGGTGAGTAAAGCGACAACGTTCGATCTGGCCGCCGCGCTGCGCGATGACAACAAAAGCGCGGCACTGGCAGCGAGTGACGATCCGGCTGGCATCAAACGCCGCAGCAATCAGGCCGAAATCTACCTGGTGCGTGATGAACAGGGTACGGTGAGCAAGATTGTGCTGCCGGTGTATGGCACCGGCCTGTGGTCAATGATGTACGCCTTTTTGGCGCTGGATAGCAACGGTAACACGGTAAAGGGCATCACCTACTACGATCAGGGGGAAACTCCAGGGCTGGGGGGTGAAGTTGAAAACGCTGGCTGGCGTCAGCAGTGGGTTGGCAAAAAGTTGTTTGATGACAACGGTCAACCAGCGATTCGTGTGGTGAAAGGCGGGGCGCGTCCAGGAGATGAGCATGCAGTGGACGGCCTGTCCGGCGCTACGCTGACCTCCAACGGCGTACAACATACGTTTGATTTCTGGTTGGGCGAGTACGGCTTCGGCCCGTTCCTGAAAAAAGTGCGTGAAGGAGCGCTGAAAAATGGCTGA
- the dpaA gene encoding peptidoglycan meso-diaminopimelic acid protein amidase: protein MGKIALWFAMFLAMPILTACSANTQLPTLPVVQQQLVGAPVYIQIFKEERTLELYTKIGDQFRLAKSFRICSFSGGLGPKRQQGDFKSPEGFYSIDVRHLKPDSQYYRAINIGFPNDYDKAQGYSGAYLMIHGECKSIGCYAMTNTAMGEIYRYVAAAFAYGQSRIDISIYPFRMTKQNLQRHRSSSYIAFWRQLEPGYNYFVKNQQPPRMAVANGQYVLNRPLMSNNTMAQYTSAMSPPTY from the coding sequence ATGGGCAAAATCGCGCTGTGGTTTGCGATGTTTCTTGCTATGCCGATACTCACAGCTTGCAGCGCTAACACGCAGCTACCCACACTGCCGGTCGTTCAACAGCAATTAGTCGGTGCGCCGGTCTATATTCAGATCTTCAAAGAAGAGCGCACGCTGGAATTGTATACCAAAATCGGTGACCAATTCCGTCTAGCGAAGTCCTTCCGTATCTGTAGTTTCTCTGGTGGTCTCGGCCCAAAGCGCCAGCAAGGTGATTTTAAAAGTCCAGAAGGCTTTTACAGTATTGACGTACGCCATCTGAAACCCGACAGCCAGTATTATCGGGCGATTAATATCGGCTTCCCAAATGATTACGACAAAGCTCAAGGATATTCTGGTGCCTATCTGATGATCCACGGTGAATGCAAATCGATAGGTTGCTACGCAATGACCAATACCGCTATGGGTGAGATTTACCGCTATGTCGCCGCCGCTTTCGCCTATGGTCAGAGCCGCATTGATATCAGCATCTATCCGTTCCGCATGACCAAACAGAACTTGCAACGCCACCGCTCATCGAGCTACATCGCCTTCTGGCGGCAGTTGGAACCTGGCTACAACTACTTCGTCAAAAACCAGCAGCCCCCCAGGATGGCTGTCGCCAATGGTCAGTATGTGCTGAATCGCCCGCTGATGAGCAATAACACGATGGCACAGTACACGTCAGCCATGTCCCCCCCCACTTATTAA
- a CDS encoding Na(+)-translocating NADH-quinone reductase subunit A produces MIKITKGLDLPIAGAPIQTILDGPKIQHVALLGQEYVAMRPSMLVQEGDTVNKGQALFEDKKNPGVIFTAPASGRIVAINRGERRILQSVVIALEDGGDRQLAFAHYPIDALTQLPREQVESELLASGLWTALRTRPFSKTPRPGSTPRAIFVTVIDSQPLAADPQVIIAEQPAAFNAGLTVLTRLTDGKVHVCHSAGAKLSRQPGEQILYHEFSGPHPAGLVGTHIHFLEPVSQKKTVWHIGYQDVIAIGTLFTTGILDTHRVIALAGPQVVQPSLLRTRLGASMDELTAGRLKAGENRVISGSVLSGVRVSGASAWLGRFHLQVSVLEEGREKELFGWILPSPNKFSITRTTLGHFLKNKRFAFSTSTHGGERAMVPIGNYERVMPLDILPTLLLRELLVGDSDSAQALGCLELDEEDLALCTFVCPGKYEYAPILRDVLTKIEQEG; encoded by the coding sequence ATGATTAAAATCACAAAAGGGCTGGATTTGCCCATAGCTGGAGCGCCGATTCAGACGATCCTTGATGGTCCTAAGATTCAGCATGTTGCCCTGCTTGGGCAAGAGTATGTCGCAATGCGTCCCTCCATGCTGGTACAGGAAGGCGATACCGTTAACAAAGGCCAGGCGTTGTTTGAAGATAAAAAGAACCCTGGGGTTATCTTCACGGCACCAGCCAGCGGTCGCATCGTCGCCATTAATCGTGGCGAGCGCCGCATATTGCAGTCGGTGGTGATTGCGCTGGAAGACGGTGGTGATCGGCAGTTGGCGTTCGCGCACTACCCGATCGATGCATTGACGCAGTTGCCGCGTGAACAGGTGGAAAGCGAACTGCTCGCCAGCGGTCTGTGGACGGCGTTGCGCACCCGGCCGTTCAGTAAAACACCACGCCCCGGTAGTACGCCGCGTGCCATTTTCGTCACTGTCATAGACAGCCAGCCGTTGGCTGCTGATCCGCAAGTGATCATCGCCGAACAGCCGGCGGCGTTTAACGCTGGGCTGACGGTGCTGACGCGTCTGACCGACGGCAAGGTGCACGTCTGCCATTCTGCCGGTGCCAAGTTGAGTCGACAGCCAGGGGAGCAGATCCTCTATCACGAATTTTCCGGTCCGCATCCCGCCGGGTTGGTGGGCACCCACATTCACTTCCTGGAGCCGGTCAGCCAGAAAAAAACGGTCTGGCATATCGGCTATCAGGATGTAATCGCCATTGGCACACTATTTACTACCGGTATCCTCGACACTCATCGGGTTATAGCGCTGGCCGGGCCGCAGGTGGTACAGCCAAGTCTGCTGCGCACCCGTCTGGGGGCCAGCATGGATGAACTGACCGCCGGCCGGTTGAAAGCCGGTGAAAACCGGGTGATTTCCGGTTCGGTGTTGAGCGGTGTGCGTGTCTCTGGGGCCAGTGCCTGGCTCGGCCGCTTCCACTTGCAGGTCTCGGTGTTGGAAGAGGGGCGTGAGAAAGAACTGTTCGGCTGGATCCTGCCCTCGCCAAATAAATTCTCCATTACCCGCACCACGTTGGGCCACTTCCTGAAGAATAAGCGGTTTGCCTTTTCGACCAGCACCCACGGCGGTGAACGCGCCATGGTGCCGATCGGCAATTATGAACGGGTGATGCCGCTAGATATCCTGCCGACCCTGCTGCTGCGTGAGCTGCTGGTGGGCGACAGTGACAGCGCCCAGGCATTGGGCTGTTTAGAGCTGGATGAGGAAGATCTGGCGCTGTGTACCTTCGTCTGCCCCGGCAAGTATGAATACGCGCCGATACTGCGCGACGTGCTGACCAAGATTGAGCAGGAAGGATAA
- the nqrM gene encoding (Na+)-NQR maturation NqrM: protein MLTVFFATLVLFLLVIGGMSLGYLFKRKSLQGSCGGITALGIEKVCHCPEPCETRKKREAKAALRNKQRIF from the coding sequence ATGTTGACGGTATTTTTCGCCACCTTGGTACTATTTTTGTTGGTCATCGGTGGCATGTCGCTAGGCTACCTGTTTAAACGCAAAAGCTTGCAAGGGAGCTGCGGCGGGATCACTGCCTTGGGGATAGAAAAGGTCTGCCACTGCCCCGAACCCTGTGAGACGCGCAAGAAACGTGAGGCCAAAGCAGCGCTGCGCAATAAGCAGCGCATTTTTTAA